A single region of the Bacteroidota bacterium genome encodes:
- a CDS encoding type III pantothenate kinase, which produces MNLVTDIGNTLVKVAVFDNGQIVERFVSNVHSRDLLKSIAGRFPIKKAILSSVVKDSAEIAGYLEHNFRFVEFTDKTRIPIKNFYETPETLGRDRLAGAIAANNLYPGRNVLVIDAGTCIKYDLITAEGAYLGGAISPGISMRFKALHTFTGKLPLLGASSVDYLIGKNTVESIHSGVLNGVYAEVDGIINQYRAVFPEMLVLLTGGNISNFEGKLKNAIFAVPDLQFTGLNIILEYNAEE; this is translated from the coding sequence ATGAATCTTGTCACAGATATAGGAAATACATTGGTAAAGGTGGCTGTTTTTGATAATGGCCAAATTGTGGAACGCTTTGTCAGCAATGTTCATAGTCGGGACTTGCTAAAAAGTATTGCAGGGCGTTTCCCTATTAAAAAAGCGATACTTTCTTCGGTAGTGAAGGATTCTGCAGAAATAGCCGGCTATCTTGAACATAATTTCAGATTTGTGGAATTCACTGATAAAACCCGGATACCTATTAAAAATTTTTATGAGACCCCGGAAACATTAGGTCGCGACAGGCTTGCAGGAGCAATTGCAGCGAATAATTTATACCCGGGCAGAAATGTGTTGGTAATTGATGCCGGAACCTGTATAAAATATGACCTTATAACCGCTGAAGGAGCATATCTTGGTGGTGCCATTTCTCCCGGTATAAGCATGCGTTTTAAAGCGCTGCATACTTTTACCGGGAAACTTCCGTTACTTGGTGCAAGTAGTGTTGATTACCTTATTGGCAAAAATACTGTTGAAAGCATTCATTCAGGGGTTCTTAACGGTGTATATGCCGAAGTTGACGGAATCATTAATCAATACAGGGCTGTTTTCCCGGAAATGTTGGTTTTATTGACCGGCGGAAACATATCCAATTTTGAGGGTAAGCTAAAAAATGCCATCTTTGCAGTGCCGGATTTGCAGTTTACCGGCTTGAATATAATACTCGAGTATAATGCTGAAGAATAA
- a CDS encoding sugar MFS transporter, whose translation METVETKKSYLPALIALTSLFFMWGFITCMNDILVPYLKKLFELSYFEAMLVQFSFFTAYFIGSLLYFIVSVSTGDPIMRIGYKNGIIIGLLLSAIGCGLFYPAAASKSYGFFLTALFVLALGFTILQIAANPYVAALGKPEGASSRLNLSQAFNSFGTTIAPIFGGFMVFKFFALMGEPLTNSLGQPIELSPGHYISANGVQLPYLIFAGIFLLLAVFFVFMKLPKFSAEGAIEKGAGALKHRPLVLGIVAIFMYVGAEVAIGSLLINYMKEMFSYPEVEAKSFLAFYWGGAMIGRFLGAISLGGMKNKIKKALLMLVVSIATFMVIFFAVNYEGGISFLRIAPFLIFLALNFVGFMLGRSLPHRTLMIFSLIVIILLITAISSTGMTALWTIIGIGLFNSIMWSNLFTLAINGLGKHTSQGSSLLVMAILGGAIIPLIQGAVADAIGIHYSYFVPILSYVYLAYYGWKGYKAVNS comes from the coding sequence ATGGAAACTGTTGAGACTAAAAAATCATATTTGCCGGCGCTGATAGCGCTGACGTCGTTGTTCTTCATGTGGGGATTTATTACCTGCATGAATGATATTCTGGTTCCATATCTCAAAAAACTTTTTGAGCTCAGCTATTTTGAAGCCATGCTCGTGCAGTTCTCTTTTTTCACCGCTTATTTTATCGGATCGCTTCTGTATTTTATTGTTTCTGTGAGTACCGGAGATCCGATTATGCGTATTGGCTATAAAAACGGAATCATTATCGGGTTATTGCTTTCGGCCATTGGTTGCGGGTTGTTCTATCCCGCTGCAGCTTCAAAATCATATGGATTTTTCCTCACGGCGCTTTTTGTCCTGGCACTTGGTTTTACCATATTGCAGATTGCTGCAAACCCTTATGTGGCAGCACTTGGGAAGCCCGAAGGTGCTTCAAGCCGCTTGAATCTTTCGCAAGCATTCAACTCATTTGGCACCACCATTGCGCCTATTTTCGGTGGGTTCATGGTATTCAAATTTTTTGCGCTGATGGGCGAACCGCTTACCAACAGCCTGGGACAGCCTATCGAGCTCAGCCCGGGGCATTACATTTCGGCCAACGGCGTGCAATTACCGTATCTTATTTTTGCGGGAATCTTTTTGCTGCTTGCCGTATTCTTCGTGTTTATGAAACTTCCGAAATTCAGCGCTGAAGGCGCAATAGAAAAAGGTGCAGGGGCATTGAAACACAGGCCACTCGTGCTGGGCATTGTCGCTATTTTTATGTACGTTGGAGCCGAAGTGGCCATTGGCAGCCTGCTCATTAATTACATGAAAGAGATGTTCAGTTATCCTGAGGTAGAAGCAAAATCATTTCTTGCTTTTTACTGGGGCGGCGCTATGATAGGGCGTTTTCTCGGGGCTATTTCGCTTGGCGGAATGAAAAATAAAATTAAAAAAGCCTTACTGATGCTTGTTGTTTCCATTGCAACATTCATGGTTATTTTCTTCGCCGTAAATTATGAAGGCGGTATAAGTTTTCTACGCATCGCGCCATTCCTGATATTCCTCGCATTAAATTTTGTCGGATTTATGCTTGGGCGGTCGCTGCCACACCGCACCTTGATGATATTCTCTCTTATTGTAATTATTCTTCTTATTACAGCGATTTCCTCAACGGGTATGACGGCGCTCTGGACCATCATCGGCATAGGATTATTCAACAGTATTATGTGGTCGAACCTGTTTACGCTGGCTATTAACGGACTTGGAAAGCACACCTCTCAGGGTTCTTCTTTATTAGTCATGGCTATTTTGGGCGGCGCCATCATTCCATTGATACAAGGTGCGGTAGCCGATGCCATCGGTATTCATTATTCCTATTTTGTGCCTATTCTAAGTTATGTTTACCTCGCCTATTATGGTTGGAAAGGGTATAAAGCAGTGAACAGTTAA
- a CDS encoding metallophosphoesterase — MNRMIRLFRNAVTALLLFPLVAVAQNGSVGITYSLDSTVAIFGDTRTGHAIHRKVVQCILKTQPCAVFNLGDLVWNGHSKKLWKLFNEIEGPLLKDTKYYVAAGNHELGAKLFRKNFVLPGNGLWYSVNMLGVHFIVLDNTSDFTKGSPQYKWLKNDLENIPANIRFRVVVQHYPPYTTGAHRDRCKKLQKHLVPLFEKYHVDIVFAGHNHGYERSLVNGVYYITTAGGGAPLHDQNFTSPYSQVYIKNYNFCSLTANNEQLKVTALDTAMKTIDAFVVRKK; from the coding sequence ATGAACAGAATGATACGATTATTCAGAAACGCGGTAACTGCGCTACTATTATTTCCGCTGGTGGCAGTGGCCCAAAACGGTAGCGTCGGAATAACTTATTCTTTGGATAGCACTGTCGCAATTTTTGGCGATACGCGCACCGGACATGCCATTCATAGAAAGGTGGTGCAATGCATTTTAAAAACACAGCCCTGTGCCGTTTTTAATTTAGGCGATCTGGTTTGGAACGGTCATAGTAAAAAGTTATGGAAACTGTTTAACGAAATTGAAGGGCCTTTACTGAAAGACACAAAATACTATGTTGCTGCCGGAAATCACGAGCTGGGCGCAAAACTATTCAGGAAGAATTTTGTTCTTCCCGGAAATGGATTGTGGTATTCTGTCAACATGCTGGGTGTGCATTTTATTGTGCTGGATAACACTTCAGATTTTACGAAAGGAAGCCCGCAATACAAATGGCTGAAGAATGATTTGGAAAACATTCCTGCCAATATCCGTTTCAGGGTAGTCGTGCAACATTATCCTCCTTACACCACCGGGGCGCACCGCGACCGTTGCAAAAAACTTCAGAAGCATCTGGTGCCACTTTTTGAAAAATATCATGTAGACATAGTATTTGCCGGTCATAACCATGGTTATGAACGCTCGCTGGTAAATGGTGTTTATTATATCACTACGGCCGGCGGAGGAGCACCACTGCACGACCAGAATTTTACGAGTCCTTACAGTCAGGTATACATAAAGAATTATAACTTCTGTTCACTCACCGCAAATAATGAACAGTTAAAAGTTACAGCCCTCGATACCGCTATGAAAACCATCGACGCATTTGTAGTGAGGAAAAAATAA
- a CDS encoding LamG-like jellyroll fold domain-containing protein, producing the protein MKSKNIIVAIIFFFCAASTHSQPQPYVPGNCLLKTTWGQDDYYNDACPVNHTGPNGHVMAGEVAVAMAQIMKYYGWPYPSGLGSQVYLSDAYGILLANFNLPFDDFQLMPNSLNANNTTQEKEFVSKLIYKCGVAVETKYSVTNSTADIEKIANALMVNFRYKPSARLVHSLDYTDDEWAALIDNEINNKRPVILATTLSGSDVKIVIVDGYPSGTDRYRFHFNPGDGNSTAQNFLDVRYSSSAVIGLEPDVYYNTLNTRREFSIAMDPMELLHPDDRVKFAAIAIGCGTKPTPTYTWLFNGTPLFSSRLRGMSYKRQQKAVRVSCILNDDDPLDRTVSNSVLLIPFTQVSKPSSNSPVCQGEPLRLSALGVTPGGGSANFNGNDQYLKIPGNELVVNDFTYELWVNPIQKPSAPCFEIDFSKTETDLGYSIALRYSNDAMILEFIDHGNPTEKVYKPQLSNLWIHLALVRRGRLLGIYVNGILAGTPLTITNAQLTTDTIFLGKEDQQYFQGWIDEFRFWNTALSQAEIQAGMLNEVDRDHPKYQNLVRYYKFNSNHALEDEKGGVIATAPNQPTNRPSKASYIWFDPDNKQYNSQYPVLTESPVKYGEYRLIATAFANRPNKSTTLNATFYKGKEPTAGSNSPVYVGNTIALKSNTQLVPGGGHVELNGINQFIVTPDLKQEFSSSDITLEIWFLAKGAGVIISEPDGHWNRSLLEAVTVAGDPNTLEIKARVGGLNPISLGTVSINKWNHAVVRYNSHLQQMDGILNGMLSKDISTGLRTMPAGQSIFYSIGKSCAYNMGSGAIFGGEVDEFRIWNSFITNDELQNIRNAQVSETHPLYNNLVACYNFDETFPLADQRQGDDATAPNGYSSLTADSYRWEGPDNFDSQNQNPQRGPATLAMQGNYEVYSQSPSGCKSETTSKFVNVMPLPIPKVTLDESFRLVRTGSSSTLTAKYSNGGTDPQFSYWTVKNINHWVSTRDTPKFTSTFADGEKIFCVMTSNAANVDPVTATSNTLTICLVDQIVDGGANSNSPLCSGSDLRLSVTNALMSGMQGATFQWRGPKDYTSTLPNPIIPDITEDMAGSYCVVATSSTGYKKAASINVVVTPVSKSQPYIETAGWEPESDIDIQHYAYAALGALLSFHILGPSTIPGGGRWNALEAPADNKTYQWTINGQVVAGATGVTFSNSLLQDMDEVQCIITTTSGCGSSVASNPIFVLNSQSTPLLKPQASYKRTQADQVILSAAGMVPGGGHIVLGNAANQYVAGSIVNKTFVDFTCEFWVRPEGFTSGNVYFSVSAAIPNNNLVLRQATPDSIAIEINKRIYKMAYAPPLNKWTHLAIIKKGSAITFLANGVPWYKVVLNSLPPVNMGTIQIGGHTGNPADNTFNGSIDEFRFWNTALSRQTLLTWEYKEVTSDHDNYNQLLAYLKFNSGSNLKEEVSGQLFTTPNSYTSAASDYWKYWWEGEHAPSVSILNENVTITISALEQLCRMYQVVALSPGGIESEWSNELIISDENLAIPGVNATGNGSLGP; encoded by the coding sequence ATGAAATCCAAAAATATCATTGTTGCAATTATCTTTTTTTTCTGCGCAGCAAGCACACACAGCCAGCCACAGCCTTACGTTCCCGGCAATTGCCTGCTTAAAACTACCTGGGGGCAGGATGATTATTACAATGATGCCTGCCCTGTAAATCACACCGGTCCGAACGGCCATGTTATGGCCGGCGAGGTGGCGGTGGCCATGGCGCAGATAATGAAATATTACGGATGGCCATACCCTTCCGGCTTAGGCAGCCAAGTTTATCTTTCCGATGCTTATGGTATATTACTCGCCAATTTCAACTTACCATTTGATGACTTCCAATTGATGCCAAACAGCCTGAACGCAAATAATACCACGCAGGAAAAAGAGTTCGTTTCAAAACTGATATATAAGTGCGGAGTTGCGGTAGAAACAAAATATTCTGTTACTAATTCAACAGCGGATATTGAAAAAATTGCGAACGCGCTTATGGTGAATTTTAGATATAAACCATCGGCAAGGCTTGTCCACAGTCTCGATTATACTGACGATGAGTGGGCTGCCCTTATTGACAATGAAATCAACAACAAGCGGCCGGTAATTCTGGCTACCACACTCAGCGGCTCAGATGTTAAAATCGTGATAGTTGACGGGTATCCGAGCGGAACAGATCGATATCGCTTTCATTTCAATCCCGGCGATGGTAATTCGACAGCCCAAAACTTTCTCGACGTTCGATATTCCAGCAGCGCTGTTATAGGCTTAGAGCCTGATGTTTATTATAACACTCTAAATACTCGTAGGGAATTTTCAATTGCCATGGATCCAATGGAGTTGCTGCACCCTGATGATAGGGTCAAATTTGCCGCAATAGCTATCGGTTGCGGGACTAAGCCTACGCCAACATATACCTGGCTGTTCAATGGGACGCCCCTATTCAGTAGCCGACTCCGTGGAATGTCTTACAAACGCCAGCAAAAGGCGGTGAGAGTTTCATGTATCTTGAACGATGATGACCCCCTAGACCGCACCGTTTCAAACAGCGTATTGCTAATCCCATTTACACAAGTATCAAAACCTTCAAGCAACAGTCCCGTATGCCAAGGTGAGCCTTTACGGCTGAGTGCCCTGGGTGTTACACCCGGAGGGGGGAGCGCGAATTTTAATGGCAATGACCAGTATTTGAAAATCCCCGGTAATGAGCTTGTCGTTAACGATTTTACATATGAATTATGGGTTAACCCTATTCAAAAGCCAAGTGCACCCTGTTTTGAAATAGACTTTTCAAAGACTGAAACCGATCTCGGCTATTCAATCGCGTTGCGATATTCCAATGACGCAATGATTCTGGAATTTATTGACCATGGCAATCCTACGGAAAAGGTCTATAAGCCTCAATTGTCTAATCTGTGGATTCACCTTGCCTTAGTGCGCAGGGGCAGGCTGTTAGGCATATATGTGAACGGTATTTTGGCAGGCACTCCACTAACCATAACGAATGCCCAACTAACAACGGATACAATTTTTCTTGGAAAAGAAGACCAGCAATACTTCCAGGGCTGGATTGATGAGTTTCGATTTTGGAATACGGCCTTGTCACAGGCTGAAATACAGGCAGGAATGTTAAACGAAGTAGACCGTGACCATCCAAAGTATCAAAATCTGGTCCGATACTACAAATTCAACTCAAATCATGCACTTGAAGACGAAAAGGGTGGGGTCATTGCTACGGCACCAAACCAACCCACAAACAGACCTTCAAAAGCGTCCTACATATGGTTCGACCCCGATAACAAACAATACAATTCCCAATATCCTGTTCTGACAGAATCCCCAGTAAAATATGGAGAGTATAGACTCATTGCAACAGCATTCGCAAACCGCCCAAACAAATCGACAACCCTAAATGCAACCTTTTATAAGGGTAAGGAACCAACAGCAGGGTCCAACAGCCCTGTTTACGTAGGTAACACGATTGCTTTAAAATCAAACACACAACTAGTTCCGGGTGGTGGACATGTCGAGCTGAACGGTATAAATCAGTTTATCGTTACACCAGATTTAAAGCAAGAGTTTTCCTCATCGGATATCACCCTGGAAATTTGGTTTTTGGCGAAGGGTGCGGGTGTTATTATCAGCGAGCCTGATGGGCACTGGAACCGCAGCCTGCTTGAAGCTGTTACGGTCGCAGGTGATCCTAATACACTTGAAATCAAGGCGCGTGTAGGAGGTTTGAATCCAATAAGTTTAGGTACTGTTTCTATTAACAAGTGGAACCATGCGGTGGTGCGATACAATTCTCATTTGCAGCAAATGGACGGGATACTAAACGGCATGTTATCGAAAGACATTTCAACGGGTCTCAGAACAATGCCTGCGGGCCAATCCATATTTTATTCTATTGGTAAGAGCTGTGCTTATAATATGGGCAGCGGTGCTATTTTTGGGGGCGAAGTCGATGAATTTCGGATATGGAATTCCTTCATAACAAACGATGAATTGCAAAATATCAGAAACGCACAGGTGAGCGAAACGCATCCTCTATATAATAACCTGGTAGCGTGCTATAATTTCGACGAAACGTTTCCTCTTGCTGATCAAAGACAAGGAGATGACGCCACAGCACCAAATGGTTATAGTAGTTTGACAGCGGATAGCTATAGATGGGAAGGACCGGATAATTTTGATTCACAAAATCAGAACCCTCAAAGAGGTCCTGCGACATTGGCAATGCAAGGAAATTACGAAGTTTATTCCCAATCGCCTTCGGGTTGTAAAAGCGAAACCACCAGTAAATTTGTTAATGTTATGCCCCTCCCGATACCCAAAGTAACCTTAGATGAGTCGTTTCGCTTAGTGAGAACAGGGTCTTCGTCAACATTAACAGCGAAGTACTCGAATGGAGGAACAGATCCACAATTCTCCTATTGGACTGTTAAAAATATTAATCACTGGGTATCAACCCGCGATACACCTAAGTTCACAAGCACATTTGCTGATGGAGAAAAGATTTTCTGCGTGATGACTTCCAATGCCGCCAACGTTGACCCTGTTACCGCGACATCGAATACCCTTACTATCTGCCTGGTTGATCAGATAGTAGACGGTGGTGCAAACAGCAACAGCCCGCTGTGCAGCGGCAGCGACCTTCGGCTATCTGTTACTAACGCTCTTATGAGCGGAATGCAAGGAGCTACCTTTCAATGGCGCGGACCAAAAGATTATACTTCAACCTTACCGAATCCAATAATACCGGATATAACAGAAGATATGGCCGGCTCATATTGTGTAGTGGCAACATCATCAACCGGATATAAAAAAGCGGCATCTATTAACGTTGTTGTGACCCCGGTAAGCAAATCGCAGCCCTATATAGAAACAGCAGGCTGGGAACCTGAGTCCGACATTGACATTCAGCACTATGCTTATGCTGCACTGGGGGCATTGCTAAGCTTTCATATACTTGGTCCATCTACTATTCCGGGAGGAGGACGATGGAATGCGCTGGAAGCGCCCGCCGATAATAAAACGTATCAATGGACCATTAACGGACAGGTAGTAGCCGGTGCTACCGGTGTAACCTTCAGCAACAGCCTGCTGCAGGATATGGACGAGGTGCAGTGCATTATAACCACAACCAGCGGCTGCGGAAGTTCAGTGGCATCAAATCCTATATTTGTGCTGAACAGCCAGAGCACTCCCTTACTCAAACCTCAAGCATCGTACAAAAGAACGCAGGCCGATCAAGTCATTTTAAGTGCCGCAGGCATGGTGCCGGGAGGTGGTCATATAGTGCTGGGCAATGCAGCAAACCAGTATGTTGCCGGTTCAATTGTGAATAAAACCTTTGTTGATTTTACCTGTGAATTTTGGGTCAGGCCTGAAGGTTTTACGTCCGGTAATGTATATTTCTCGGTCAGCGCTGCAATTCCAAATAACAATCTGGTGCTGCGTCAGGCAACCCCTGATAGTATCGCTATCGAAATAAATAAAAGAATCTATAAAATGGCGTATGCCCCACCTCTGAACAAATGGACTCATCTGGCCATTATCAAAAAAGGTTCAGCAATCACATTTCTGGCAAATGGAGTTCCATGGTACAAGGTCGTACTGAATTCCCTGCCGCCGGTAAACATGGGAACCATACAGATAGGCGGGCATACAGGCAATCCGGCAGACAACACATTTAACGGCAGTATAGACGAGTTCAGATTCTGGAATACGGCATTATCACGACAAACGCTGCTAACCTGGGAATATAAAGAGGTAACATCCGATCACGATAATTACAATCAACTGCTGGCTTATCTGAAGTTCAATTCGGGCAGCAACCTCAAAGAAGAAGTGAGCGGACAGCTTTTCACCACACCCAATAGCTATACCTCCGCGGCATCTGATTACTGGAAATACTGGTGGGAGGGAGAGCATGCCCCGTCTGTTTCAATATTGAATGAAAACGTAACCATAACTATTTCCGCACTGGAACAGCTTTGCAGGATGTATCAGGTAGTTGCCTTATCGCCCGGGGGTATAGAAAGCGAATGGAGCAATGAATTAATAATTTCTGATGAGAATCTGGCTATTCCCGGTGTAAATGCAACCGGTAACGGAAGTCTTGGCCCATAA
- a CDS encoding M20/M25/M40 family metallo-hydrolase — MKKIILPIILMCCLVLNISAQQKQFNLTDDASRTRVQHDVCLLASDSLMGREAGTAGEYLSRMFIASQFKEAGLQPFFGDTSFFRSFTYHDEPFIANGTTFSLNGNDLKLLTDFYPLAYSINGTLSGETFNAGYGISAAASGYDDYKDTAAGRGKIFVIELGAPAGFVENEAIQERVGKYNKILLAQERGAIAVIFVCSDTAYGRPSDNPNYYWQRASIPVLFVSNISWFSKTGHDKVALAVNIDRESKRSAYNVAGWINNHAEYSIVIGGHYDHLGTGQFGARSGGGEDNIFYGADDNASGTAGVMELARRIKTAGLTKYNYIFVAFSAEEKGLIGSSRFLSDSSINGAKVDCMIDLDMIGRLNEKNEVKIFGVGTAKEWKSTIKTIPADKLKLVNIKSGAGGSDHMPFYYHNIPDIFIHTGLHTDYHTPKDVCEKVNFEGMIQVINFTQKLIESLDSKPKLTFKTVSAGRMLFDLVHFL, encoded by the coding sequence ATGAAAAAAATAATTCTTCCGATAATTCTGATGTGCTGCCTTGTACTGAATATTTCTGCACAGCAAAAACAATTTAACCTTACCGATGATGCGTCGCGCACGCGCGTGCAGCATGATGTGTGTCTGCTCGCTTCCGATTCGCTGATGGGTCGCGAAGCCGGAACTGCGGGCGAATATCTGTCGCGGATGTTTATTGCATCGCAATTCAAAGAAGCCGGCTTGCAGCCTTTCTTCGGCGACACTTCATTCTTCCGCAGTTTCACATACCATGATGAGCCGTTTATTGCTAACGGAACAACATTCAGCCTTAACGGAAATGATTTGAAGTTGCTCACCGATTTCTATCCATTAGCCTATTCTATAAATGGCACACTGAGTGGTGAAACATTCAATGCCGGATATGGCATCAGTGCTGCGGCTTCCGGTTACGATGATTACAAAGATACTGCTGCCGGGCGTGGAAAAATATTTGTAATAGAACTCGGCGCACCCGCCGGATTTGTAGAAAATGAAGCCATACAGGAGCGAGTCGGTAAATACAATAAAATACTGCTGGCTCAGGAACGTGGCGCCATTGCAGTAATATTTGTTTGTTCAGATACTGCCTACGGACGCCCTTCGGACAATCCGAATTATTACTGGCAGCGCGCTTCAATACCTGTATTATTCGTAAGCAATATTTCATGGTTTTCTAAAACCGGCCATGATAAAGTGGCGCTTGCTGTGAACATTGACCGCGAAAGTAAGCGCAGCGCCTACAATGTGGCAGGCTGGATAAATAACCATGCAGAATATTCCATCGTTATCGGAGGTCATTACGACCATCTGGGAACAGGTCAATTTGGTGCGCGCAGCGGTGGCGGCGAAGACAATATTTTTTATGGCGCCGACGATAATGCTTCGGGAACGGCAGGTGTGATGGAGCTTGCGCGCCGAATTAAAACAGCAGGACTTACCAAGTACAATTATATTTTTGTTGCCTTCTCGGCAGAAGAAAAAGGATTGATAGGTTCATCACGTTTTCTGAGCGACAGCTCAATCAACGGGGCAAAGGTCGACTGCATGATAGACCTTGATATGATCGGACGGCTTAATGAAAAAAATGAAGTGAAAATATTTGGTGTCGGCACAGCAAAAGAATGGAAAAGCACCATTAAAACTATCCCCGCCGATAAACTGAAATTAGTGAATATAAAATCGGGTGCGGGTGGTTCCGACCATATGCCGTTTTACTACCACAATATTCCTGATATATTCATACATACAGGTTTACATACGGACTATCATACGCCCAAAGATGTTTGTGAAAAAGTGAATTTTGAAGGCATGATTCAGGTAATAAATTTCACCCAAAAGCTTATAGAATCCCTTGACAGCAAACCAAAGCTTACCTTTAAAACAGTATCAGCCGGTCGCATGCTGTTTGATTTGGTGCATTTTTTGTAA